The region GCGTGTTCACCGGTGACGGCGAGCCCGTCCCCAATACGCTGGTCGAGGTCTGGCAGTGCAACGCGGCAGGACGCTACCGTCACCGCGTCGACCAGCACGGTGCACCGCTCGACCCCAACTTCCTGGGCATCGGGCGGTGCCTCACGGACGCCGAGGGCGCGTACCGGTTCACGACGATCAAGCCGGGCGCGTATCCGTGGGAGAACCACGAGAACGCGTGGCGGCCGGCGCACATCCATTTCTCCTTGTTCGGGCCCTCGTGGCTGTCGCGCCTGATCACGCAGATGTACTTCCCCGGGGATCCGCTGCACGCGCTCGATCCGATCATGAACTCGATCCCGACTGCGGAGGCGCGGGCGCGCCTCGTCGCCGCGTATGCCCACGACGTCACGCGGCCGCGCTGGGCGCTCGGGTATCGGTTCGACGTCGTGCTGCGGGGCCCCAAAGCGACGCCGTTCGAGCCCTTCGAGCCGGCCGCGCGCGCGGGGCGATGACGGTCCGCGGCCTGACCCCGTCCCAAACCGTGGGGCCGTTTTTCCACGGGATCGTCGGAGGCGGCGCGAACGTGCTGGTCACGCCCGAGACCGAGGGAGACCGAGTCC is a window of bacterium DNA encoding:
- the pcaH gene encoding protocatechuate 3,4-dioxygenase subunit beta, yielding MTPIGRDAEVFPPYLYEAYRATIRRSPYETLVEFRPTLSELTGPGPAVSAVTPEDADLTRNAGTGGEAIGERIIVTGRVFTGDGEPVPNTLVEVWQCNAAGRYRHRVDQHGAPLDPNFLGIGRCLTDAEGAYRFTTIKPGAYPWENHENAWRPAHIHFSLFGPSWLSRLITQMYFPGDPLHALDPIMNSIPTAEARARLVAAYAHDVTRPRWALGYRFDVVLRGPKATPFEPFEPAARAGR